A region of the Equus quagga isolate Etosha38 chromosome 11, UCLA_HA_Equagga_1.0, whole genome shotgun sequence genome:
CCATCTTGAACTTACTGACATGCAACATGACTCTTCACGAAGAGGAGAGTGGTATGTAGTGTTCTCAACTGTATCTGGCCATAGAGCACGTCTTTCATAATACACAATTAAAATCTCATGGAATGCTAGTATTCAACAGAATATACTTTGGGAAATTATGTGAAATCATTTCCTTCTAATTTCCTAGGAGCTTAATAAACAGGCTCCATTACTTAATAGTGATGtgaaaatattaatgattatttttatttactgcttGCAAAGAACCTTCATATCTATGGTTGAGGACAATATTGAGAgcccatttttttctgtgttatctAACTTAAGTTAATCCAAGATTCCTGGCCATTtgggagtaaaataaaaattgaacacAGGACATTTAGAAGTACACTAAGGCTTATGAATATTACAGAATGGATAAATGTgctgattcatttaaaaaagtagcttcaaacaatgaaagaaatttttttaccTTTCACACTCGACTTAGATTCCTCCGTTGTCCTATAAAAGTGATAAAGGTTAAAGCTCATTTTAGTATTAGCAACTATCATAAAAACCTCAAGATGAACTAACTTCCTTTGCCTGCTTGTAAATTTGTAGCTCCTTAATGAGGATAATTGTCTGAGCTCTGTAGTCTCAAGGTCATGAGTTCATGGGAGAATCCTCTGGATCCAGAAACCAGTGAGTACTGCCTCCCACCGACCCTGGGGTCAGAGAAGGTTTACCGGACCAGCTCCATCCTTTCAACTGGCTGCAGGTTTCCTCCCCTGGGATCCTTTCCTGGGTCTGGGTCTGAAGCCTGGAATGTCTGGGCTTTTCAgactgttcattttatttatgtatttttttaaaacttctaaccGTTTCTCTTGAGTCATAGGATGTATGTGCCCTTTTTGTGGAcagctgttttcattttccaaggTGGTCAGAAGTACCAGATTGAAAATCTAGACATCTCAATCTCTTATGAATCTTTTCCTGCTATTAGGCTAAAATATTccgccaatcttccctttttttggagCCAAAATCATGTGCATTCCCACTGGGAAGCACTCTACCTGAACCTTGTTGGTTGTTTCTTTCTAGAGACTTTAATATACTAATTTTAACTGTTGGCTTCAAATCTCAGTGTCCAGGGAGTAAGAGCTGATTAATTCTCACTTGCTGCTTAATGAAATACAACCTGATCTAAGTATCTTCAGGAGAAATTCAACATAAATCTTTCTTTGTCTAGAGTGATGATTGCTAAAAGAGTCTTAGGGTACATGAATGCACACACGAGCTGGATGTcctttgcctcctcctctcccctgccagCTTCTGCCTTACCCTTCACTCTCTCCGTCCAGGAGCTGACGGTACGTGGCGATTTCCTTCTCTAGGTGGGTTTTGATGCCCAGGAGGACCTTGTATTCGCTGTTCTGACGCTCCAGGTCATGGCGTAACTGCATCAGTTCCTCCTCATAGTGAGAGATTATCTGTTGCATGTCCTGGAGTTGGCAGGAGTACCGAGACTGGGTCTCTGATAACGTGTTTTCTAAAGCagatttctgaaaaaagaaatcatgtttCTTTCCTTAATTGACTGGCGGCTTGATTGATTCAATAAGATGTGCTTGTTAAGTACTTAGGATACAGCGACCACTCAGCTAGGTGTCTTGGCAGCTgctggggatgcaaagatgagAAGCAGGCTGACTTATAGGTTTGGGGCTTGGGCAGTGGGGAGTTGAGCGGTGTCAGGACTTTTGAAGCCCGTTTTCCCAGTGTAAAACCTTTGTGTCAGGGAGCTCTTGGCAACTTCGCTGCGCTCCTGTAGCGTTTATTGTTTACACCGCTCCTTTGGGATGGGGCATATGCTGCCTTGCTCTGATCTGTTCCTTACCTCCTCATGCTTACATTTTGTTTCTGCCAGATGGAAAACTCCTAGCGGGAGACGGCAACTGAGACTGCTGTCTGTTTTATCTCCAGAGAAGGGTGTCAAGTAGGGATGCCAGATAAAATAGAGGCCACTTAGTTAAACTCGAATTTCAGATGAGCAACGAGTAATTTTCTAGTacaagtatgtcccaaatattgcccCAATATTGCATAAAACATACTCATACTAAAAAAAACTTTggttttttatctgaaattctaatCTAATTGGCTGTTCTACATTTTAATTCAGTTAATCTGGCAACCCTAGTCCCAAGCAATGCTTTTCGATTATGGCAATGGTAACAAATCGTCAtttttgaggaaattttaaaagctgcaaAATACAGTTGCTGGATACAGGATGCAGAGAACTGAGTTCAAGTCCCTGTTCTGTTTGGTGTTGCCACCTGCTTTCCTGGAGCACCTGACTTTCATCTTAAGGAGAAACTCATAACTGTGCTGGATACTCTCACTTTATCATGACTGCTAGCTTTCAGGGGGCTCTTAATGCTGCCTGGCCATTAAACCACATGTCCCTGGTCTACTtactctcctcttctcccagagggctatttcattccttctcctctgtcttccaacctccctcctccctctcctttctctcagccCATGGCCTTGCTTCCTATGTCGTTGAGGAGATGAAAGCCGCCGGGAGAGGACTCCCACAAGCTCTCACCATTACTTACACCCAGGTGGTTGAGTCTGTCCAGGTACTCATTTCCTCCTGTTACTTGGCATGAGCTGTCTGTGCTCCGGTCATCTCTGCAATTGCCTGCCTTCTTGCATCATCAGTGTTCTCCTCGCTACTAGATTATTCCCACCGGCTTTCAAATAGAATAATTTCTCCtaccttaaaatttttctctcttgaacCCATATCTACCTTCAGCTGTCATCCACTTGTTCTGATCGCCTTCACCTACAGCAAAGTTCCTCAAGGCATTGTCTATATCTGCTGTTTCGAATTCCTCTGGACACCCTCCAAGGTTCAAGGCTACATAGTCTGGCTCCGTTGTTACCCCAtggcctcccctcccttccctcctctcctcctctcctttcttcttctctttgttcaCTCACTGCAGCCACAGTGGCTTCCCTGCTATTCCTCCAACCCATTGGACATACCTGTGCCTCATTGCTTGTGtatttgctgttccctccacctggaaccCCTCCCCCCATAGCCACATAATGCACCTCCTTACCACTTTCAGGGTTTTGCTCAACTGTCACCTTAACAGTAAAACCTTTCCTGACCACCTTGTTTAAAATGACATCTATTCACCCTGCCATGCCTTACCTCCCTTTGGTGCTTCATTTCTTTGTAGCACTTTTCTCCGCCTAACATattatgtattttgaagattCATGCATTTGTTGTCTGTCATCCTCACTAGAATACGAACTCCTTTATTGTCAAATCTtcagtgcttagaatagtgtcaGATGGTGGAATGCATGGAAATGGATATAAATGCCTTGCTGACCTCACAGGGTGTTGTGAAATACtgtatgttaaaatattttgaaagctatAAAACTGTAATTATTTCTGGGCTCGTTATTATCACCTTGACAGCGCACATTTTAAACGTCTGTTCGCCATCACTGATTCCTACAACAGTAATTTACCATGTGTATCTACAATAAAATGAGCTAGTCATTTCTCCTCAAGACTGAGGGCAGAGTGACACTGGGGAATGATATTGATGAATGATTAGAAGATTCAGATAGGCTACAAAGGTACTCAAAGGatagattttatttaatgaattttgagTGCTTATGACATTCACACAAAGCATTTTACTAAAAGACCGTAAAGATTATAGAAATGACTTAGACTCAAGAACTAGTAGTTTGCTAGGTGATAAGACACGTGTACAGTGACTGGAGTCAGCCAGGCCTAGGTGACCTGGAGTCAGCCAGGTCATAGGCACATAACTTTTCTTGATTGGAGTTGGGGGGACAGGCTGGTTGTAAGTGGGGAGAGCACTAATAGAGATTATGGGAGTCTAGAGCTGCGCCACCCCCAAAACACCACATGGCTTCACCATTgacctcttactagctgtgtgaccttggctaatTTACTTAACTGTTTGGAGCTTTGGTTTACTTGTCCCTAAAATGAAGTTACTAAAACCTACCTGGAAAGGTTAATGTGAGGATTGATGACATTTAGTATAATGAACTCCCTAGCACACCATGGACGTTCAATGAATGATAGCTCTTGTTATCATCCTCATCATAAAACATTTGGGTGGAAAGTGGGAAGTGAGAGATGTCCCAAGGGAGTTGGGGAGATGGGCCCATGAGAGAGGTCAAAGAAGGCTTTGTGGAGGAGGTGGTACCCACCCAGGATTTTCCAAGCTCAGACTCACCCTGTTGCACTGTGCCTGCAGGTCGATCTCCAGGGCCTGGAAAGTACGCTTCAGTTCATGAATGTCACTTTGGCTGCTCTGCACAACTTTTGGATTGGCCGCCTCCTGGGCCATCATCGCTGACTGTGAGACCAAGCAAAGGGCAGAGGCATTGGCATTGGACCGCATGGAAATGGAACCTTCAGGGAGTCTGGGCACCTTTCTTTTACCTGCTCTTTATACCACGTGTCCAAATCTTGATGCTTCTTCTTTATTATAGACTCGTATTCCTGCCTCATATCCTGCAGGACCTTGATCAGATCTTCCCCTGGAGTTGTATCCACCTTCACATTGACCTTGAAGTCATTTGGCACACGATGTTCCTCCATTTCCTgtttaataacagaaaaagaaaatgaattggcTGTAATGATCAGAAGGCTGGAAGTGTATTGATTGGCAGCAGTTAATGGATCTTTTAGAACTTCAGCTTCTGTGGTTGCTACTCTTTCactggtttggtttggtttctcagTTACTATTTGTTGATGACAAAATATtatgtacttttttctcttatGCTTATACAGACAGATATCAAACGGCCTTTGTGATTACTGACTTAATTCCTGGttgaaaacatttcagaaagaattGTGCTTAATAATGTGTCAAGattgactttcttttttgaggaggattagccctgagctaacatctcttgccaatcttcctctttttgctgaggaatatttgccctgagctaacatctgtgcctctcttcctctgttttatatttgggatgcctgccacagaatggcttgataagcaatgcgtaggtccttgcctgggatccaaatttgcgaaccccgggccacagaagtggagtgtacaaacttaaccgctaagccatggggctggccccatctggTGTGTCAAGAACTCTTCAGCAAATGTTCATGGGTGAATCGACACATTTAAGCAGTTGAACATTTCGGGTTATAGACCAAAGCTTTTGGGAAGCAGTTCAGTAACCCAAAGCCAAAAGACGTAGAGGCTTTTAAAATCTCATCAATGCATTATGACTCTGTAGGACTGATGCCCATAGGATATGAAAACCAAGAAACCACAGGAAAGTTTTAATTAGCAGTCATTATCTGACCAGCTGTTCAGAAACTAAGGCTCTTTGATGTTCGTAAGCAATTTTGTTTGCCTAAAATGGGGACtgtttttttaccattttatcaGAGTCTCAGGGACTTTAGATGGatagtaactttttaaaagtcagttaaaTGCCTCTGGAAATTAGGATTCTTAATTTTGCTACTAGTCACATTTACCTTGATCAGTGACAGATTCTCTTTATTCTATTGTCCCTCAATTTGCTGCACATTGGGTCAGTGAAGGAAGTTCAGTCTCACACGTTTGTTCTTACAGTGTAATAAAAAAGTCTGGGGAAATATTGTGTGTTAACAAAATTGTTGACCAATTCATCATTAATTGTGATTATATTTTGGCTGTTATATTTGACACGTGAGTAGATAATCTTGAAGTTGGAAAAATTAGATACTTATGTGGTTCCTTACGATTATTTAGGTTGAAGGACAATAGAACTGGCATTTGGATGGTAATGTCTTGTGTAGGTATTGAATCACTTGAAATGTGCAGGTTAAGAGCAGTACCAGTTATCAGGAGCCCCCGGGGGGGTTATACCTGCTCGTGGCGCTTCTTCATGAGGATGAGCTCCTTCCTCATTCCCTCAACCTCCTGTTCCAGGTCTGTTGTGACAATGGTCAGATTATCCAAGGTCTTTCGGAGACCCTCAACTTCAGCTTCCAAGTCTTTCTTGAAGGAGTGTTCATTATCATACCTTTGattagaaggaagggaagagcacATCTGTTGTTGGAAGGCTCTGGTCTTTTAAGGATTTACTTTCGTTTAGAGGCGAATCTCTTACCTTTTAGGTTTAATGGGAGCAAATGAATACATACTTTGCAAGCTTCATATGTCTATTTCATGCAGGTTTTTCTGTGATGGTgattcaaagttattttttttaattagagtaaaataataaacagtCATGTGGCCAGCACTTATATTTAGCAACCATTAACGTTTTGtcatgtttgcttatttttatattctattttgtattttgaagtaAATTACAGACATTATGACATTTCACCCCCTAAATACTTCAGaatgcatttaaagaaaaagacatttttctaaataagcataacattatcacacctaaaaaattaataacaactCTTCAATGTCATCTAATTATTGCCTCATATTCAAATTTTCCCATaccaaaaattgtattttatagcTGGCTTGTTTAAACTAGGGTCCAGTCAAGTATTTGTTCTTGTTACACCTtttaattatatctcagtaagaTTTTACGTGTGGGCAAGTGTGAGATAAGTTTTCcttctgcaaaacaaaaacaagaggaacccaaaaaacaaaacaaaaccaccaaaCAAAAACCCCCGCAACACCGTGAAGAAGGAACTTACTTGAGGCTGAAGTCATCCACGGCCATCCTGGCGTTGTCAATGAGAAGAATGATCTGAGCGTTGGTCAGCTTACCATCCACTATCTGTAAAACACGTGCCAAGAGTCTTCTcagtcagacacacacacaggggagcTGCACTTCTGCCCTCTAGTCTCCTGAGAATTTGACTTGTCAGCGTAGATGCCTTCCATTTTGGCAGAGGAACAATGAATAATCaaatcagtaaatgtttgctgagcgCTTACTAGGTGGAAAGCATCAGAACGATTTTATAGTAAGGATATGGTTGCAGCCAGTTTCATGGTCTTTTTTTACACTGAGCTTTGACCGGCTAGGATTGATGCCACTGCTGAAAGAATGatatgggaagggaaggagaggcatCGTTCAAATGCCTTCTGACTTTCTAGTATGATGAACACGTCTTCATGTTCTGCTTAAGCTCATCCACGTTGGAAGTTGTTAAACGAGGTTTAAGTTCTGACACTTTTCTTATTGTGAATATTAGTTTGGCTCCCCTAAAGGGCAGTAATTATTTCAGATGGATGTAATTCTTCTTCCCGATAGCATTCATGTTTCTGCTCAGTGATATTGACCAAAGTGTCACTGAGACAAACTATCGCTGATACTACTTCGTCAAActaattttaagtatattttatagtAGTCATCACATGACATAATTATTTTTTGCCCAAAGTGACTCTAGCCCTACACATAACTTGTAGGTAATGTGTATGTGTTTCTAACTT
Encoded here:
- the KRT23 gene encoding keratin, type I cytoskeletal 23, producing MNSSHSFSQTLSGSLHGTWSGRGAYGTRGWPGSFPRAPSVHGGAGGVRISLSFTSPSCPPPGGSWGSGRGSCLLGGNGKETMQNLNNRLASYLDKVRALEEANMKLESRILKWHQERDPGSKQDYSQYEENISHLQEQIVDGKLTNAQIILLIDNARMAVDDFSLKYDNEHSFKKDLEAEVEGLRKTLDNLTIVTTDLEQEVEGMRKELILMKKRHEQEMEEHRVPNDFKVNVKVDTTPGEDLIKVLQDMRQEYESIIKKKHQDLDTWYKEQSAMMAQEAANPKVVQSSQSDIHELKRTFQALEIDLQAQCNRKSALENTLSETQSRYSCQLQDMQQIISHYEEELMQLRHDLERQNSEYKVLLGIKTHLEKEIATYRQLLDGESEGTTEESKSSVKASAAPRIKAITQESVNGRVILSQVNEIQRCA